A part of Rhinatrema bivittatum chromosome 16, aRhiBiv1.1, whole genome shotgun sequence genomic DNA contains:
- the LPAR5 gene encoding lysophosphatidic acid receptor 5, translated as MTCSKDSQNLSMCEDYSSSHTLHLVGYSVLFPLGLALNALALWIFLRYLHLRSVVSIYMFNLALSDLLFTLSLPLRLYYYSHHHWPFGSLLCQASGSLFQINMYGSCIFLMCINLDRYVAIVHPLRWRHLRRPKLARLVCLGIWALILMGSVPAALIHKSSGCQYQGQNISRCFEAFCAWEHSLFPLIILAEVLGFLVPLLSVAYCSARVFWELCRNIGWYSDSTVQVGGRRQKTIRLLVVNLVIYTICFVPYNLTLAAYGLLKAHVVEASAETVAMVRKVLVVTVLLASMNCALDPLVYYFSTEGFRNTFKGLRRGPVWDSEAKTVKPGIGKGETKGSETGKVLCRDQNLLEVNKALLNHRIQDSSV; from the coding sequence ATGACGTGCTCAAAGGATTCCCAGAACCTgtccatgtgtgaggattacagCTCCAGTCACACCCTGCACTTAGTGGGTTACAGCGTGCTCTTTCCCTTGGGGCTGGCTCTGAATGCCTTGGCACTCTGGATTTTCCTGCGTTACCTGCACCTTCGCTCTGTGGTCAGCATCTATATGTTCAATCTGGCACTGAGTGATCTGCTCTTCacactttcccttcccctacgCCTCTACTACTACTCCCACCATCACTGGCCCTTCGGGTCCCTGCTCTGCCAGGCCTCCGGATCTCTCTTCCAGATCAATATGTACGGCAGCTGCATCTTCCTCATGTGCATTAATTTAGATCGCTATGTGGCCATCGTACACCCACTGCGCTGGCGCCACCTCCGACGCCCCAAGCTGGCACGCCTGGTCTGTCTAGGCATATGGGCACTCATTTTGATGGGCTCTGTGCCCGCTGCCTTAATCCACAAGTCCAGTGGCTGCCAGTACCAGGGTCAAAACATCTCCCGTTGCTTCGAGGCCTTCTGCGCCTGGGAACACAGCCTTTTCCCACTGATCATCCTGGCTGAAGTCCTGGGTTTCCTAGTGCCACTGTTGTCCGTGGCTTACTGCTCTGCCCGTGTCTTCTGGGAGTTGTGCCGCAACATCGGCTGGTATAGTGACAGCACCGTACAGGTGGGTGGCCGGCGGCAGAAGACAATTCGGCTCCTTGTGGTAAACCTTGTCATCTATACTATCTGCTTTGTCCCTTACAATCTGACACTGGCTGCCTATGGGCTACTGAAGGCACACGTGGTTGAGGCCAGTGCAGAGACTGTGGCCATGGTGCGCAAGGTGTTGGTGGTGACTGTACTACTGGCCAGCATGAACTGTGCCCTGGATCCTCTTGTGTATTATTTTAGCACTGAGGGTTTCCGAAATACATTTAAGGGACTCCGGCGGGGTCCAGTCTGGGATTCTGAGGCCAAGACAGTAAAACCTGGAATAGGAAAAGGCGAGACAAAGGGCTCTGAGACAGGGAAGGTCCTCTGTAGGGACCAGAACTTGCTAGAGGTCAACAAGGCCCTCTTGAATCACCGAATACAGGACTCTTCTGTATAA